In Juglans regia cultivar Chandler chromosome 5, Walnut 2.0, whole genome shotgun sequence, the following are encoded in one genomic region:
- the LOC109009862 gene encoding uncharacterized protein LOC109009862 encodes MAMERSVEDLGAPESWEVADLDESMNRLLLSSKPPLVLSEGSAPASAPSSVSSTLNLASALPRGDGSEHVLEDAVNQVDQFLREALQNPRERLSILRMEQDIEKFIRDPTQHQLEFQQLPTSYLRLAAHRVAQHYSLQSMVLLDNSSPDGSGSRIIVRKTSEFQLPLIRLADIPANIPSEDNSAIKVAIKQRPSKRSQIVGNAISNSSKAGNSKSVEERKEEYNRARARIFNSSNNIVGGMSGKPESEPWLQDNPQHGSLGISKMEEKSIPGITDVSYGRGLIDSSTSSSRSAKSRTEKEPIGQIKPNSKVAIFRDREVDRKDPDYDRNYDRYMQRFDPGFGFNGGPYTMQPMYTPTVNYNTEFPQLGSTHRPQISPEHQPHPLPQHLPGAWGAPSTPTGIGYGHPETMMAPFNPNHVGARSTSAIYLHSSHYPCQHPGMPFIHPREQVHQSFSQSHQQQPDASFGLARPR; translated from the exons atggCGATGGAGCGCTCTGTGGAGGATCTCGGAGCCCCGGAGTCTTGGGAGGTCGCCGATTTGGACGAGTCCATGAACCGCCTTCTGCTCTCCTCCAAGCCCCCCCTAGTGCTGAGCGAGGGCTCTGCTCCAGCTTCAGCTCCTTCCTCGGTTTCATCGACATTGAATTTAGCTTCAGCGTTGCCCCGTGGTGATGGTAGCGAGCACGTGTTGGAGGATGCTGTTAATCAGGTTGATCAGTTTCTTCGCGAAGCTTTGCAGAATCCTCGTGAGCGCTTATCAA TTTTAAGGATGGAGCAAGATATTGAGAAGTTTATTCGTGATCCTACCCAACACCAACTAGAATTTCAACAGCTGCCTACATCCTATTTACGATTGGCTGCACATCGGGTGGCACAGCATTACTCGCTGCAGTCAATGGTTTTATTGGACAATAGTTCGCCTGATGGTTCAGGTTCCAGAATTATTGTTCGAAAAACTTCAGAGTTTCAGCTTCCTCTGATTCGCCTTGCAGACATTCCTGCAAATATACCATCAGAAGATAATAGTGCCATTAAGGTTGCAATCAAGCAGAGGCCGTCGAAACGGTCTCAGATTGTCGGCAATGCAATTTCAAATTCTTCGAAGGCAGGTAATTCCAAAAGCGTAGAGGAGAGAAAAGAGGAGTATAACAGGGCTCGTGCTAGAATATTCAACTCTAGTAATAATATTGTTGGTGGAATGAGTGGGAAGCCAGAAAGTGAGCCTTGGCTACAGGATAATCCCCAGCATGGTTCCTTGGGTATTTCAAAGATGGAAGAGAAATCCATTCCGGGCATTACTGATGTGAGTTATGGTAGAGGTCTAATTGATTCTTCAACAAGTAGCAGTAGATCAGCTAAAAGTAGGACAGAGAAGGAACCAATTGGCCAGATCAAACCAAATAGTAAGGTAGCTATTTTCAGGGACCGTGAGGTTGATCGCAAGGATCCTGATTATGACAGGAATTATGACAG GTATATGCAAAGATTCGATCCTGGTTTTGGGTTTAATGGAGGACCATATACTATGCAGCCTATGTACACCCCTACAGTGAACTACAACACTGAATTTCCACAACTTGGGTCTACTCATAGGCCTCAGATTTCTCCTGAGCACCAACCTCACCCACTTCCTCAACATCTGCCTGGGGCATGGGGTGCACCATCAACCCCTACAGGAATTGGGTATGGCCATCCAGAGACCATGATGGCGCCATTCAATCCTAATCATGTTGGTGCTCGCTCCACATCTGCCATATACCTGCATTCCTCTCATTACCCTTGTCAGCATCCGGGGATGCCTTTCATCCATCCTCGTGAACAAGTTCACCAATCTTTTTCGCAG TCTCACCAGCAGCAACCTGATGCAAGTTTTGGATTAGCCCGGCCCCGATGA
- the LOC109009865 gene encoding uncharacterized protein LOC109009865 translates to MGVGISFLIGLKAAVMFLFFASLKSFGFTLLSIPFLYASLISLLVSIASHTSINLPMLLGKNSDGSFPIWSIIMFSPYLYFVRAFSALRRLRSGEASYSEVSEGFYVGGWPHSLDKLPPGNPAIIDCTCELPRKLEFSGHAYLCVPTWDTRAPKPSEIESAVQWACRKRAQNRPVFIHCAYGHGRSVAVMCALLVAVGVVEDWKNAERLIRERRPYIRMNALHRKALEEWSKDRLSSPMKNREMDVSSVIMSDPSGSSRSARTAKKSE, encoded by the exons ATGGGTGTGGGTATCTCATTTCTTATAGGATTGAAGGCTGCAGTGATGTTCCTGTTCTTTGCATCGCTTAAAAGCTTTGGTTTCACGTTGTTATCAATACCTTTCTTGTATGCCTCGTTGATATCCTTGTTAGTTTCTATCGCTTCACACACATCTATAAATCTTCCGATGCTCTTGGGCAAGAACTCAGATGGGAGCTTCCCCATTTGGTCCATAATTATGTTCAGCCCGTACTTGTACTTTGTTCGAGCTTTTTCGGCATTGCGGAGATTGAGAAGCGGGGAAGCTTCATATAGTGAAGTTTCCGAAGGTTTCTATGTTGGCGGATGGCCTCATTCCCTTGATAAATTGCCGCCTGGTAACCCTGCTATCATTGATTGTACTTGTGAATTGCCAAGAAAACTGGAATTCTCGGGGCATGCTTATTTGTGTGTCCCAACTTGGGATACGAGGGCTCCTAAGCCGTCTGAGATCGAATCAGCTGTTCAGTGGGCTTGTCGAAAGAGAGCTCAGAATAGGCCCGTGTTCATCCACTGTGCATATG GTCATGGAAGAAGCGTTGCTGTCATGTGTGCTCTATTAGTGGCTGTAGGCGTGGTGGAAGATTGGAAAAATGCCGAGAGGTTAATTCGAGAAAGACGGCCGTATATACGGATGAATGCTCTCCACCGCAAGGCACTGGAAGAATGGTCAAAAGACCGGTTATCTTCACCCATGAAGAATAGAGAAATGGATGTAAGTTCAGTAATTATGTCCGACCCTTCTGGAAGCTCACGATCAGCAAGGACTGCAAAGAAAAGTGAATGA
- the LOC109009864 gene encoding L-aminoadipate-semialdehyde dehydrogenase-phosphopantetheinyl transferase-like — protein sequence MERGVQRWVVDISKWEPSPHDFSSALSLLPQHEHFSITRFIRMEDRKRALVSRFLQYALVHELLGIPFDEITINRTVEGKPYLEYDKAGLEFPNFNFNVSHHGDFVAIASEPLCLVGLDIVSCVIPLKETVLEFVQNFSSYFSRLEWDNIVNAGSSDDILAEFYRYWCLKEAYVKAIGSGLAYGLDKVEFHNTRWTSISVKINGEDVREWKFWLFELGKRHWVSIARGHPRSATESYKRKLKRIEFNNEDYHKGLHLPNVDFVFKTVEELILLMNSKRC from the exons ATGGAGAGGGGCGTACAGAGATGGGTAGTAGACATATCGAAGTGGGAACCATCTCCCCACGACTTCTCCTctgccctctctctccttcctcaaCATGAACACTTCTCCATCACCAG ATTTATAAGAATGGAGGACAGAAAACGGGCACTTGTGAGCAGATTCCTGCAATATGCTCTTGTACATGAATTGCTGGGAATCCCATTTGATGAAATCACCATAAATCGCACTGTGGAGGGCAAGCCATACCTG gAATATGATAAAGCTGGCTTGGAATTTcccaattttaatttcaatgtaTCCCATCATGGCGACTTTGTGGCTATAGCGTCTGAACCTTTGTGCCTTGTCGGGTTGGATATTGTCTCTTGTGTCATTCCCCTGAAGGAGACAGTTTTAGAATTCGTTCAAAACTTCTCCTCATACTTTTCACGTTTGGAATGGGATAATATAGTCAATGCTGGCTCATCTGATGATATTTTGGCTGAGTTTTACAG ATATTGGTGTTTGAAAGAAGCATATGTCAAGGCCATAGGGAGCGGACTGGCATATGGGTTGGACAAAGTGGAGTTTCATAACACCAGATGGACGAGCATATCTGTTAAAATTAATGGGGAGGATGTGAGGGAGTGGAAATTTTGGCTTTTTGAGCTGGGAAAAAGACATTGG GTATCAATTGCAAGAGGACACCCAAGATCAGCCACTGAGAGTTACAAGAGAAAATTAAAGAGGATTGAGTTTAACAACGAGGATTATCACAAGGGTCTTCATCTTCCAAATGTGGATTTTGTCTTCAAAACTGTAGAAGAACTGATTTTACTCATGAATAGTAAGAGATGCTAG
- the LOC109002150 gene encoding ACT domain-containing protein ACR12-like isoform X2: protein MALANTAFFVSSSGLRRSRISDLDFAPQLSPYESLTFFPVRYRSTQPGLAFSRKKNILHASTDGLNAIDSTSLKSDQDADYIPMPIVLIDQDSDSDATIVQLSFGDRLGALIDTMNALKDLGLDVSKGTVSTEGSVKQTNFFITLLDTGRKVEDPDMLERIRLTIINNLLKYHPESSVQLAMGEAFGIKAPEKKLDVDIATHIRVKEDEPKRSLLCIETADRPGLLVEIIKIIADINIEVESAEIDTEGLVAKDKFHVSYRGAALNSSLSQVLVNCLRYYLRRPETDIDSY, encoded by the exons ATGGCTCTCGCAAACACCGCCTTCTTCGTCTCTTCCTCTGGCCTCCGTCGATCTAGGATATCTGATCTCGATTTCGCTCCACAACTCTCTCCCTACGAGTCACTCACCTTTTTCCCAGTTCGCTACAGGAGCACTCAACCTGGACTTGCTTTCTCGAGAAAGAA GAACATTTTGCATGCATCTACCGATGGTTTGAATGCAATTGATTCAACCTCATTG AAGTCTGATCAAGATGCTGATTATATCCCTATGCCAATAGTTCTGATAGATCAAGATTCAGATTCTGATGCAACAATTGTACAGCTCAGCTTTGGAGATCGCCTAGGAGCTCTCATTGACACG ATGAATGCATTGAAAGATTTGGGACTAGATGTGTCGAAGGGAACTGTTTCCACTGAGGGATCAgtcaaacaaacaaattttttCATCACACTATT AGACACAGGCCGCAAAGTCGAAGATCCTGATATGTTAGAGAGAATCCGACTGACCATCATTAACAATCTTTTGAAGTATCATCCA GAATCTAGCGTGCAACTTGCAATGGGTGAGGCTTTTGGAATAAAAGCTCCAGAGAAGAAG CTTGATGTTGATATTGCAACTCATATACGAGTGAAGGAAGATGAACCCAAGAGGAG CTTACTCTGTATAGAAACAGCAGATAGACCGGGATTACTGGTAgaaatcatcaaaattattgCTGATATTAACATTGAGGTGGAGTCAGCAGAAATTGATACAGAA GGACTGGTAGCCAAAGATAAGTTTCATGTCAGCTACAGAGGGGCAGCGTTAAACAGTTCCTTGTCTCAG GTGTTGGTGAATTGTCTACGTTATTATCTCCGAAGGCCAGAAACAGATATAGATAGCTATTAA
- the LOC109002150 gene encoding ACT domain-containing protein ACR12-like isoform X1: MALANTAFFVSSSGLRRSRISDLDFAPQLSPYESLTFFPVRYRSTQPGLAFSRKKNILHASTDGLNAIDSTSLQMQKSDQDADYIPMPIVLIDQDSDSDATIVQLSFGDRLGALIDTMNALKDLGLDVSKGTVSTEGSVKQTNFFITLLDTGRKVEDPDMLERIRLTIINNLLKYHPESSVQLAMGEAFGIKAPEKKLDVDIATHIRVKEDEPKRSLLCIETADRPGLLVEIIKIIADINIEVESAEIDTEGLVAKDKFHVSYRGAALNSSLSQVLVNCLRYYLRRPETDIDSY; the protein is encoded by the exons ATGGCTCTCGCAAACACCGCCTTCTTCGTCTCTTCCTCTGGCCTCCGTCGATCTAGGATATCTGATCTCGATTTCGCTCCACAACTCTCTCCCTACGAGTCACTCACCTTTTTCCCAGTTCGCTACAGGAGCACTCAACCTGGACTTGCTTTCTCGAGAAAGAA GAACATTTTGCATGCATCTACCGATGGTTTGAATGCAATTGATTCAACCTCATTG CAAATGCAGAAGTCTGATCAAGATGCTGATTATATCCCTATGCCAATAGTTCTGATAGATCAAGATTCAGATTCTGATGCAACAATTGTACAGCTCAGCTTTGGAGATCGCCTAGGAGCTCTCATTGACACG ATGAATGCATTGAAAGATTTGGGACTAGATGTGTCGAAGGGAACTGTTTCCACTGAGGGATCAgtcaaacaaacaaattttttCATCACACTATT AGACACAGGCCGCAAAGTCGAAGATCCTGATATGTTAGAGAGAATCCGACTGACCATCATTAACAATCTTTTGAAGTATCATCCA GAATCTAGCGTGCAACTTGCAATGGGTGAGGCTTTTGGAATAAAAGCTCCAGAGAAGAAG CTTGATGTTGATATTGCAACTCATATACGAGTGAAGGAAGATGAACCCAAGAGGAG CTTACTCTGTATAGAAACAGCAGATAGACCGGGATTACTGGTAgaaatcatcaaaattattgCTGATATTAACATTGAGGTGGAGTCAGCAGAAATTGATACAGAA GGACTGGTAGCCAAAGATAAGTTTCATGTCAGCTACAGAGGGGCAGCGTTAAACAGTTCCTTGTCTCAG GTGTTGGTGAATTGTCTACGTTATTATCTCCGAAGGCCAGAAACAGATATAGATAGCTATTAA
- the LOC109009859 gene encoding protein trichome birefringence-like 36, whose protein sequence is MAKPKFQLTQYSLFIFLVFSILLCFFHVEASSVLQLGLEDHGPWLNEEDEEVIMVQSSHDSRKRCDFSVGKWVYDQSYPLYDSNCPYLSTAVTCQKNGRPDSDYEKWKWKPQGCSIPRFDALDFLGRMRKKRIMLVGDSIMRNQWESLVCLVQGVIPNGRKRVMYSGPSMAFHAMDFETSIEFSWAPLLVELKKGPENKRILHLDLIQENAKYWRNVDILVFDSAHWWTHSDQWSSWDYFMEGNNLLKSMNPMVAYQKGLTTWSKWVDSNLDPRKTRVIFRSMSPRHNRENGWKCYNQKQPLAFFSHQHVPEQLLVLQGVLRRMRFPVYLQDITTMTALRRDGHPSVYSRAMAQEEKQHPRDFSSDCSHWCLPGVPDIWNEMLSALLKQ, encoded by the exons ATGGCTAAACCGAAGTTTCAACTGACCCAGTACTCCTTGTTCATCTTCCTCGTCTTCAGCATCTTGCTATGCTTCTTTCATGTTGAAGCATCATCGGTGTTGCAGCTTGGCCTAGAGGATCATGGGCCGTGGCTcaatgaggaagatgaagaagtaaTTATGGTGCAAAGCAGCCATGATTCGAGAAAAAGATGTGACTTCTCTGTTGGCAAATGGGTTTATGATCAATCTTATCCTCTCTACGACTCAAACTGCCCATATCTTAGTACTGCTGTGACTTGTCAAAAGAATGGACGGCCGGATTCTGACTATGAGAAGTGGAAGTGGAAGCCCCAAGGCTGTTCTATTCCAAG GTTTGATGCTTTGGATTTTCTTGGAAggatgagaaagaagagaataaTGCTGGTAGGAGATTCTATAATGAGGAATCAATGGGAATCTCTTGTTTGCTTGGTGCAAGGAGTTATTCCAAATGGTCGGAAAAGGGTGATGTATAGTGGTCCTTCCATGGCCTTCCATGCGAtg GATTTTGAGACATCAATTGAATTTTCTTGGGCACCACTCCTAGTGGAATTGAAGAAAGGTCCAGAAAACAAGAGAATCTTGCATTTGGATCTGATCCAAGAGAATGCAAAGTATTGGAGAAATGTTGATATTCTTGTTTTTGATTCAGCTCACTGGTGGACTCATTCTGATCAATGGAGCTC GTGGGACTATTTCATGGAGGGAAATAATCTATTGAAAAGTATGAATCCAATGGTTGCATACCAGAAAGGACTCACAACATGGTCTAAATGGGTAGATTCAAATCTCGACCCTCGCAAAACCCGAGTCATTTTTCGGAGTATGTCACCTAGACATAACAG AGAAAATGGATGGAAATGCTATAACCAAAAGCAGCCTCTAGCTTTTTTTAGCCACCAACATGTTCCTGAACAGTTGCTAGTGTTACAAGGGGTGTTGAGAAGGATGAGATTTCCAGTTTATCTGCAAGATATTACAACTATGACAGCTCTTCGAAGAGATGGACATCCTTCTGTGTACAGTAGGGCAATGGCCCAAGAAGAGAAGCAGCATCCAAGGGACTTTTCCTCTGACTGCAGCCATTGGTGTCTTCCTGGGGTGCCTGATATCTGGAATGAGATGTTGAGTGCCTTGCTCAAACAATGA